From the Rhinoderma darwinii isolate aRhiDar2 chromosome 12, aRhiDar2.hap1, whole genome shotgun sequence genome, one window contains:
- the LOC142664691 gene encoding mitotic checkpoint serine/threonine-protein kinase BUB1 beta-like isoform X1 produces MLLCFLYNHVQSMAQDGDEWELSKENVQPLRHGRDMSTLQEVLSQQVHANHNAILQRKQAFELELHFYTGDDPLDVWDRYIKWAEQAYPQGGKESNLSPLLERAVRIFHQEQKYYGDLCYLNICLKFVSSAK; encoded by the exons ATGCTTTTGTGCTTCCTTTACAATCACGTG CAGAGTATGGCACAGGACGGAGATGAGTGGGAACTCAGTAAGGAAAATGTTCAACCTCTTCGACATGGGAGGGATATGTCGACTCTGCAGGAGGTTCTCTCCCAGCAAGTCCATGCCAACCATAATGCCATCCTGCAAAGGAAACA ggcctTTGAATTGGAACTTCACTTTTACACTGGAGATGATCCTTTGGATGTTTGGGACCG GTATATAAAATGGGCAGAACAAGCATATCCCCAGGGAGGTAAAGAGAGCAACTTGTCTCCACTGCTAGAGAGAGCGGTCAGGATATTCCACCAAGAGCAGAAGTATTATGGAGATCTGTGCTATCTCAATATTTGCCTCAAGTTTGTAAGTTCAGCAAAATAA
- the LOC142664691 gene encoding mitotic checkpoint serine/threonine-protein kinase BUB1 beta-like isoform X2 → MAQDGDEWELSKENVQPLRHGRDMSTLQEVLSQQVHANHNAILQRKQAFELELHFYTGDDPLDVWDRYIKWAEQAYPQGGKESNLSPLLERAVRIFHQEQKYYGDLCYLNICLKFVSSAK, encoded by the exons ATGGCACAGGACGGAGATGAGTGGGAACTCAGTAAGGAAAATGTTCAACCTCTTCGACATGGGAGGGATATGTCGACTCTGCAGGAGGTTCTCTCCCAGCAAGTCCATGCCAACCATAATGCCATCCTGCAAAGGAAACA ggcctTTGAATTGGAACTTCACTTTTACACTGGAGATGATCCTTTGGATGTTTGGGACCG GTATATAAAATGGGCAGAACAAGCATATCCCCAGGGAGGTAAAGAGAGCAACTTGTCTCCACTGCTAGAGAGAGCGGTCAGGATATTCCACCAAGAGCAGAAGTATTATGGAGATCTGTGCTATCTCAATATTTGCCTCAAGTTTGTAAGTTCAGCAAAATAA